CCCTGGGAAAAACTGAAGGGTTGTGAAGAGAAATAATCGAATCAATACAAAAAGAAAAAAGGAGAGCCGAAGCTCTCCTTTCCCATCAAACTGAACTGTAATTACAGTGCAGCTTTCGCTTTTTCAACCAGAACGGTGAAAGTCGCTTTGTCGAAAACAGCGATATCAGCCAGGATCTTACGATCGATTTCGATAGATGCTTTCTTCAGACCGTTGATGAATGCGCTGTAAGTCATGTCGTTTTGACGTGCCGCAGCATTGATACGTGCAATCCACAGTTGACGGAAAGTACGTTTCTTGTTGCGACGGTCACGGTAAGCGTATTGACCGGCTTTAGTAACTGCTTGGAAAGCTACGCGGTATACACGTGAACGTGCACCGTAGTAACCTTTAGCTTGTTTAAGAACTTTTTTGTGACGTGCACGTGCTTGTACACCACGTTTTACGCGAGGCATAGGAAACTCCTAACTTAAATTAAACGAGAACTAAAAACGATTAAGCGAATGGCAGCATACGTGCTACTGCTGCTACTTCACATGCTGGAAGAATGCAGTTTGGACGCAGCTGACGCTTGTTCTTAGTCGTACGTTTGGTCAGGATGTGACGCTTAGTCGCACGCTTGTACTTAAAACCACCAGCAGTTTTCTTAAAACGCTTAGCAGCACCTTTGTTGGATTTCATCTTAGGCATGATGAGACTCCGCATTGTTGATAGTTAATAACACAGTAATCAGGCGAACACAAAGCGCTGCTCAAAGCAGCGCTTTGTGCTACTTGAAGGCCTAAATTACTTCTTCTTAGGGGCAAGCATCATGGTCATCTGACGACCTTCAACTTTATTAGGGAAGCTCTCGACGACAGCGATGTCGGCCAGTTCATCCTTAATGCGGTTGAGCAGATCGATACCCAGACCTTGGTGGGCCATTTCACGACCGCGGAAACGCAGTGTGACTTTACCCTTGTTGCCCTCTTCTAAAAAGCGAGTCAGGTTGCGCAGTTTTACCTGATAATCGCCTTCATCTGTACCAGGACGGAATTTAACTTCCTTCACTTGGATTTGTTTTTGCTTTTTCTTTTGCTCTTTAGCAGCCTTGCTCTTTTCGAACAGGTACTTGCCGTAGTCCATCACACGACAGACAGGT
This DNA window, taken from Photobacterium sp. CCB-ST2H9, encodes the following:
- the rplT gene encoding 50S ribosomal protein L20, translating into MPRVKRGVQARARHKKVLKQAKGYYGARSRVYRVAFQAVTKAGQYAYRDRRNKKRTFRQLWIARINAAARQNDMTYSAFINGLKKASIEIDRKILADIAVFDKATFTVLVEKAKAAL
- the rpmI gene encoding 50S ribosomal protein L35; the protein is MPKMKSNKGAAKRFKKTAGGFKYKRATKRHILTKRTTKNKRQLRPNCILPACEVAAVARMLPFA
- the infC gene encoding translation initiation factor IF-3, producing the protein MKGGRRTQAPVKQNPHRVNGEIRGVREVRLTGIDGESIGVVSIEEAMETANEAGVDLVEISPNAEPPVCRVMDYGKYLFEKSKAAKEQKKKQKQIQVKEVKFRPGTDEGDYQVKLRNLTRFLEEGNKGKVTLRFRGREMAHQGLGIDLLNRIKDELADIAVVESFPNKVEGRQMTMMLAPKKK